From Herbiconiux flava, one genomic window encodes:
- a CDS encoding aldehyde dehydrogenase family protein, which produces MLTTTDPRTGVSAATTLAPTSPETVHEIALRAESAAQELQSRGREFRAQLLDAMAAGVLAARDELVATADAETGLGTARLTGEAGRSAFQFSLFAEAVREGSFVEAAIDHAGDTPLGAAPDVRRMLVSIGPVAVFGSSNFPFAFSVLGGDVASAIAAGSPVVVKAHGSHPLTSKLSYEVLQRAAESVGAPRGTFGIVYGQQAGVSLVQEPAIKAAGFTGSLGAAEALQRAIDQRPDPIPFFGELSSINPLVVSPGAAASRGAAIAEGLFASYTGSAGQLCTKPGIAFVPSGPEGQAVVDALESLTAAAGPQVLLNDRIQTSFGEIADRLVAAGAVVGASGGSPEEGSGFAVSPRLLETTAGTLGAELAEEAFGPLVVVARYDSLDEVREAFGRIPRSLTATLHVEDDEPDVVSSLSSTLEASSGRVVFNGYPTGVRVAWAQQHGGPWPSTNSQHTSVGVTAVRRFLRPLAWQNAPEAALPAELRDGFTGIPRRVDGVLTLPA; this is translated from the coding sequence ATGCTCACCACCACAGATCCGCGAACCGGTGTTAGCGCTGCCACCACGTTGGCGCCCACCTCGCCCGAGACCGTGCACGAGATCGCCCTGCGCGCCGAGTCGGCCGCCCAGGAGCTGCAGTCGCGGGGCCGGGAGTTCCGCGCGCAGTTGCTCGACGCGATGGCCGCCGGGGTGCTCGCCGCCCGCGACGAGCTCGTGGCCACCGCCGACGCCGAGACCGGGCTCGGCACGGCTCGCCTCACCGGCGAGGCCGGCCGCAGCGCCTTCCAGTTCTCGCTCTTCGCCGAGGCCGTGCGCGAGGGGTCGTTCGTCGAGGCGGCCATCGACCACGCGGGCGACACCCCGCTCGGCGCGGCTCCCGACGTGCGGCGGATGCTCGTCTCCATCGGCCCCGTCGCGGTGTTCGGCTCGAGCAACTTCCCCTTCGCCTTCTCGGTGCTCGGGGGCGACGTGGCGTCGGCGATCGCCGCCGGATCGCCGGTGGTCGTCAAGGCGCACGGCTCGCATCCGCTCACCTCGAAGCTGTCGTACGAGGTGCTGCAGCGGGCGGCCGAGTCGGTGGGCGCGCCGCGAGGCACCTTCGGGATCGTCTACGGCCAGCAGGCCGGCGTGTCCCTCGTGCAGGAGCCGGCCATCAAGGCGGCCGGCTTCACCGGGTCGCTCGGCGCGGCCGAGGCGCTGCAGCGGGCCATCGACCAGCGGCCCGACCCCATCCCGTTCTTCGGCGAGCTGTCGAGCATCAACCCGCTGGTGGTGTCGCCCGGAGCGGCCGCCTCGCGCGGTGCCGCGATCGCCGAGGGGCTGTTCGCCTCGTACACCGGCTCGGCCGGGCAGCTCTGCACGAAGCCGGGCATCGCGTTCGTGCCCTCGGGGCCCGAGGGGCAGGCGGTCGTCGACGCCCTCGAGTCGCTCACCGCGGCGGCCGGGCCTCAGGTGCTGCTGAACGACCGCATCCAGACCTCGTTCGGCGAGATCGCCGACCGTCTGGTGGCCGCCGGAGCGGTGGTCGGGGCCTCGGGCGGCTCCCCGGAGGAGGGGTCGGGGTTCGCGGTGTCGCCGCGCCTGCTCGAGACCACCGCGGGCACCCTCGGTGCGGAGCTCGCGGAGGAGGCCTTCGGGCCGCTCGTGGTGGTGGCCCGCTACGACTCGCTCGACGAGGTGCGCGAGGCGTTCGGCCGTATCCCGCGCTCGCTGACCGCCACGCTGCACGTCGAGGACGACGAGCCCGACGTGGTCTCCTCGCTGTCGTCGACCCTCGAGGCCAGCTCGGGCCGGGTGGTCTTCAACGGCTACCCGACCGGGGTGCGGGTCGCCTGGGCGCAGCAGCACGGCGGCCCGTGGCCGTCGACGAACTCGCAGCACACCTCGGTGGGCGTCACGGCGGTGCGCCGCTTCCTGCGCCCGCTCGCCTGGCAGAACGCGCCGGAGGCGGCGCTGCCGGCGGAGCTGCGGGACGGCTTCACCGGCATCCCGCGCCGGGTCGACGGCGTGCTGACGCTGCCGGCCTGA
- a CDS encoding LacI family DNA-binding transcriptional regulator gives MSDGAVAALVTRPSRRSTHSVTLEDVARHAQVSPQTVSRSIRSPQLVSEFTLERVRNSISETGYVPNLAASNLASNRSMTVAAIIPAVSASVFADALQGLEEVLAPEGYQLFIGSTSYRPGHEEELVRAFLGRRPDGIFIVGTDHSPNTGHLLRESKVPVVEAWDLTDAPIDSVVGFSNSAAIRALVEFARDRGYRHPTFAGSFQTGDFRALARRASFEESVDALFPGEPVRVVDSGTATVDYDTGRRLLTETRAAHPETDVLMFASDVFAAGAVLECARAGISVPGDIAVTGFGDFEIGRHLVPTLTTVAVPNRQIGTAAGELLLARMTGGTRETAEIDLGFSVVARESA, from the coding sequence GTGAGCGACGGGGCCGTCGCCGCACTGGTCACGCGCCCCTCGCGCCGCTCGACGCACTCGGTCACCCTCGAAGACGTCGCGCGGCACGCGCAGGTGTCGCCGCAGACCGTCTCCCGCTCCATCCGCAGCCCGCAGCTCGTCTCGGAGTTCACGCTCGAGCGCGTGCGCAACTCCATCAGCGAGACGGGCTACGTGCCGAACCTCGCCGCCTCGAACCTCGCCTCCAATCGCAGCATGACGGTCGCGGCGATCATCCCCGCGGTCTCCGCCTCGGTGTTCGCGGATGCCCTGCAGGGCCTCGAGGAGGTGCTCGCCCCCGAGGGGTACCAGCTCTTCATCGGCTCGACGTCCTACCGTCCTGGCCACGAGGAGGAGCTCGTGCGGGCCTTTCTCGGCCGCCGCCCCGACGGCATCTTCATCGTCGGAACCGACCACTCGCCGAACACCGGCCACCTGCTGCGCGAGTCGAAGGTGCCCGTGGTCGAGGCCTGGGACCTCACCGACGCCCCGATCGACAGCGTGGTCGGCTTCTCGAACAGCGCCGCCATCCGGGCCCTCGTGGAGTTCGCGCGGGATCGCGGCTACCGGCATCCGACGTTCGCCGGCTCGTTCCAGACGGGCGACTTCCGGGCGCTCGCCCGGCGGGCGAGCTTCGAGGAGTCGGTGGACGCGCTGTTCCCGGGCGAGCCGGTGCGGGTCGTCGACTCGGGCACCGCGACGGTCGACTACGACACGGGGCGGCGGCTGCTCACCGAGACGCGGGCCGCGCATCCGGAGACCGACGTGCTGATGTTCGCCAGCGACGTGTTCGCCGCCGGCGCCGTGCTCGAGTGCGCCCGCGCGGGCATCTCGGTGCCCGGAGACATCGCCGTCACGGGCTTCGGCGACTTCGAGATCGGGCGGCACCTCGTGCCGACCCTCACCACGGTCGCCGTGCCCAACCGCCAGATCGGCACCGCGGCGGGCGAGCTGCTGCTCGCGCGGATGACCGGCGGCACCCGTGAGACCGCCGAGATCGACCTCGGCTTCTCGGTCGTGGCGCGCGAGAGCGCCTGA
- a CDS encoding fumarylacetoacetate hydrolase family protein: MSLTDTTPLAPRTDWAGDAAAALPADGTAGTLVGRVWNPAVNGPSPVLVTAEGVLDLSATFPTVSALADEADPAAAARAAAGARLGSFEEVYANTAPAARDRDRPWLLAPVDLQTLKAAGVTFAVSMIERVIEERVRGDVEAAARMRAGILEQIGADLHEIVPGSAAAVALKEYLVGEGLWSQYLEVGIGPDAEIFTKGPTLSAVGTADQVGVLSTSLWNNPEPEVALIVDRAGRIVGATLGNDVNLRDVEGRSALLLPKAKDNNASCALGPLVRLFDEGFDLDAVRRMSVTLEIDGEDGFHLDGTSEMSQISRDPLDLVAQLEGPQHRYPDGAVLMLGTMFAPIVDRDDVDRGFTHKRGDIVRISSGELGSLVNQVEASERCEPWEFGIGSLMRNLASRALL; encoded by the coding sequence ATGAGCCTCACCGACACCACCCCCCTCGCCCCCCGCACCGACTGGGCGGGCGACGCCGCGGCGGCGCTGCCGGCCGACGGCACCGCCGGAACGCTCGTCGGGCGCGTCTGGAACCCGGCGGTGAACGGCCCCTCGCCCGTGCTCGTCACCGCGGAGGGTGTGCTCGACCTGAGCGCGACCTTCCCGACCGTGAGCGCGCTCGCCGACGAGGCCGACCCGGCAGCGGCGGCGCGCGCGGCGGCCGGCGCGCGGCTCGGCTCGTTCGAGGAGGTCTACGCGAACACCGCTCCGGCCGCCCGCGACCGCGATCGTCCGTGGCTCCTCGCCCCCGTCGACCTGCAGACCCTCAAGGCCGCCGGTGTCACCTTCGCCGTCTCGATGATCGAGCGCGTGATCGAGGAACGGGTGCGGGGCGACGTCGAGGCGGCCGCGAGGATGCGGGCGGGCATCCTGGAGCAGATCGGCGCCGACCTGCACGAGATCGTGCCCGGCTCGGCGGCCGCTGTGGCACTGAAGGAGTACCTCGTGGGAGAGGGCCTCTGGAGCCAGTACCTCGAGGTCGGCATCGGCCCCGACGCCGAGATCTTCACCAAGGGGCCGACCCTCTCGGCGGTCGGCACCGCCGACCAGGTGGGCGTGCTCTCGACCTCGCTCTGGAACAACCCCGAGCCGGAGGTCGCCCTGATCGTCGACCGCGCCGGCCGCATCGTCGGCGCGACCCTCGGCAACGACGTGAACCTCCGCGACGTCGAGGGGCGCTCGGCGCTGCTGCTGCCCAAGGCGAAGGACAACAACGCCTCCTGCGCTCTCGGGCCCCTCGTGCGGCTCTTCGACGAGGGCTTCGACCTCGACGCGGTGCGGCGGATGAGCGTCACGCTCGAGATCGACGGCGAGGACGGCTTCCACCTCGACGGCACCTCGGAGATGAGCCAGATCAGCCGTGACCCGCTCGACCTCGTGGCGCAGCTCGAGGGCCCCCAGCACCGCTATCCCGACGGCGCCGTGCTGATGCTCGGCACGATGTTCGCGCCGATCGTCGACCGCGACGACGTGGACCGCGGGTTCACCCACAAGAGGGGCGACATCGTGCGGATCTCCTCGGGCGAACTGGGTAGTCTGGTCAACCAGGTCGAGGCGAGCGAGAGGTGCGAACCGTGGGAGTTCGGGATCGGCTCGCTGATGAGGAACCTCGCGAGCCGGGCGCTGCTGTGA